A single region of the Leptodactylus fuscus isolate aLepFus1 chromosome 5, aLepFus1.hap2, whole genome shotgun sequence genome encodes:
- the LOC142204495 gene encoding large ribosomal subunit protein uL4B-like, with product MTFIASATLKADYNLLMHKMTNTDLSRILKSQEIQKALRAPIRQNAMPSCARLTTLRRSGRGPCVIYSEDNGIVKAFRNIPGITLLSVNKLNLLRLAPGGHVGRFCIWTEGAFRKLDALYGTWRKAATLKADYNLLMHKMTNTDLSRILKSQEIQKALRAPIKKVKRRELKKNPLKNLRIMLRLNPYAKTAKRNAILRQADNIKKKWEASAAKAAAAKTTAAAAKPAATKTKAAKTAAKKS from the exons TCTTCTCATGCACAAAATGACAAACACAGATCTGAGCAGAATCCTCAAGAGTCAAGAGATCCAGAAGGCTCTGCGTGCTCCAAT ACGGCAAAACGCAATGCCATCCTGCGCCAGGCTGACAAC ATTAAGAAGAAGCGGGAGAGGACCCTGTGTCATCTACAGTGAAGATAACGGCATTGTTAAAGCCTTCAGAAATATCCCAG GAATCACGCTGCTCAGTGTAAACAAACTGAACCTTCTGAGGTTGGCTCCAGGTGGTCACGTTGGACGCTTTTGCATTTGGACAGAGGGTGCATTCCGCAAGTTGGACGCCCTTTATGGCACCTGGCGTAAAGCAGCTACCCTGAAGGCAGATTACAA TCTTCTCATGCACAAAATGACAAACACAGATCTGAGCAGAATCCTCAAGAGTCAAGAGATCCAGAAGGCTCTGCGTGCTCCAAT CAAGAAGGTGAAGCGCAGAGAACTCAAGAAGAACCCACTGAAGAACTTGAGAATTATGTTGAGACTCAATCCATATGCGAAGACTGCAAAACGCAATGCCATCCTGCGCCAGGCTGACAAC ATTAAGAAGAAGTGGGAGGCATCAGCCGCCAAAGCTGCAGCAGCCAAAACCACAGCCGCAGCTGCTAAACCTGCAGCAACCAAGACTAAAGCAGCCAAAACTGCAGCAAAGAAATCTTAG